CCGGCCGACGACGCGGCCGATAATCCGCAGATTGTCCAGTTCCGCCCGCTCTTCCCGCCGGGCCGCCGGGTTGTCCGAAATGATCGCAACTGCGCGTGGGTCGGAAAAATGGACCTTGTTCAACCGTTTCACGCGCGGCGTACCATCGCCGTCATCGAACACATAAACCGCATCCTCGCCGAACGCGTTCTGCCCAGTGTCGACAAGCACGCGGTCGCCCGGGTCCAGCGTCCCTTTCATGGAGTCGCCGACGACTTCCATGATGACAATACTGCCGGGCCGCGCGCCAAGCTCGTGGCGCAAATAGTCCGGCGGGAATACCCATTCCGCGACGACGCGATGCCCGGTAACGATGCCTTTCGATTCGATGCCGAATTCCTGTCCGGCCATACCAAGGCCGGCGCCGGGCTTGCCGTCCAGCTCGGGCGAGGCTCCGGGGATCGCCGGCCGGTACGGCTCTGCAGGTGAAAACGCCGCGCCGCCATCGGGATCAAACTCGGGGTCCGGATCGAATTCTCGGCCGGGCGGAACGATCCGACGACCATCGGTTGATGCGCGATCATCCAGTTCCGCTATCGGCGCTTTGCGTGGCTCTTCGCCCAGGATCAACCATGCCGCCCTGACGCCGAAACGCCGGGCATACTTGGCGCCGGAATCATTATCGAAGTCCCGCGTTCCATTCTCATGATGGACATAGGTCGGCGCGGATATGCCAAGCCGCTCCGCGGCCTCAGCCGCAGTCTGAATATTCGCGCCAATGCGGGCGGCGCGGAGTCGATCGCTTTTCTCTGACATCCGGAAAGGATCGCATCGGTTGCAATACAAGGGGGATTGACCAAATTCAATCCGGATCGTATGGATAAATCCACATTGTATTGGAGCGACCCGTGACGAACGACGAAGTCAGGCAAATCCGGGAGCGGCTTGGTTGGTCTCAGAAGCGGCTCGCCGAATTTCTTGGGGTGTCGCAGCCGACCGTTTTCAGGATCGAGAACGACCAGCCAGTTCCGGGCCCGATCGAACGCTTGCTGCGTCAGGTTTCCGTGTCGGCGGAGCAAGAGGCCCGCACCTCATGACCGCGTGGCTCTCCGTCTCCGGCTACCTTGCCTTCGCGATCCGCGCCGGCGCCGTCGTCTACCTCGCAGCTCTCGCCATGGCGGTGCTGGCATGACCGCCGCCAAGTTCCGCTCCCGCGCATGGATCATCGTCATCGGCCTGCTCATCGCGTTCTGGGCCATCGTCACGCTTGTCTCGTGCGGTGTCCTATGAGCGACGGGTGGGCGATCACGCGCGGGCTCGTGCTGATCGTCATCATCTGCATCGTCGCGCTTGCTGCTGCCCATGCCAAGCGGGCCGCGCGCATCGAAGCGCCGACCATCAACGATCTCCAGCGGGGGCCATCATGATTCCCGCGTCCTCTATCGCTTCGCGTGCGACCTCCTCCCCGCGCGCGATGCCGGCGGCGCGCTGTGGTTTCCTGCCCGTGGCGCGCCGTTCCGTTTCATCGAAGTCGATGGTGGTCCGCGCTGTCGATCTTCCATCCCCCACGGTCCTTTCGTCTCCCGGCTCTTCGCCGCTGTGTCTCTCGCAAAGCCACAGTGCCAGCGAAGGGGACCAGAGTGACGGTGCATCGAACCGCGCCCACGGACAATTCAACCGCAACTACGGAGCCTGAAATGGAATGGGCGGCGACGCCTCAGGAGCTTATCGGACGAATCGACCCTGTCTCCGCTGAGGCGGGGGCTGCGAAGCGGCTGATCAATTCGGTCACGAAGGCTGTCGCGCCGTACCTCAAGGATGCGGGTCGGGACCCGATGAAGCCGAGCCGTGTCGAGGACATCTGGCGGGGCGAGGCCATACCTCGCTTTTGGGAAATGGATGCGCTTCGCCGAGCTGCTGCCAGCGATGCAATGGCCAGGGAGGCCAAGCGTGAATTCACCGAATTGGAACGACGCATCGTGCGGCTCGAGGAAGCCTTGGCTCTTCGATCTGCGGAACTGGGCGGCGCTGAAGCTGATGCGCTTCGGGAAATCAGCGGCCGTTCTGATCGCGCCTTGGATCGAGGAGGACGATGATGAGGCGCGCTAGTTTCGCCGCCGCTGCCGCCGGCTCTCTTTTGGCAGCAATGAGCATCGCCCCATCCACGCCGATCGCTGAACAGACCACGGTCGTAAGGGCCTCGCCAGCGGCCGACACACGCACGGCTCCGGCGCCGGCCGCCGCGAACGAGATCGTCAAGGCGGTTCGGCAAGCCGACCCGCTCATCTGGCGCGGCGGGGGCTCGCCGACGAAGCACAAGAACCGCCGCCCCGGCGAGCGAGCACATCGTCGCTGGCGCAAACGCCGTTCGTCAGGAAGGGCACGCCGATGACCCGGTCGATCCCCGTCCTCCTCTACGGCGAGACACCAAGGACTTCCCCGTCCTTCATCGCGCGCCTCTTGGCCGCCGCCGATGTCTCGATCGGGGATGACCTGCCCGATTTCGAGCTCCCCCGATTTCCGTGGATCCGTCGCTCCCCCGGCGATGGTCGAGGCCGCGACACGGCCGCCTGAGAGGACAAGAGCATGGCACGAGGCAGGAAGAAGGCAGCGCAGCAGGATCTCGGTCCGAAGCGGCTGCCGAGCGCTGACGAGGTCAAGAAGGCCGTCGAGGAAGCCAATCGGCAGAAGGCCCATGCCGCCGAATATTCCGGTCTCGCCGGGCAGGCGACTAAGACCTTCACGGAACGCTACGGCATCCATCGCAAGGCGTTCGGCTGGGCGACATCGCTCGAGAAAATGGATGACCAGAAGCGCCAGTCCTGCATCCGGGATTTCATGGTGCTGGCCGATCGGCTCGGGTTCTTCTCGCAGACCGACATGTTCCACGACCTGGGCGATGCCGTCGCCGACGTCATCAACGACGCCGCCATCGGCAATGATGCGGAACGCGCCGCGCGAACCGAGGAAGAACTCGAGCAGCCCATCGCGGCGATGGACACGACCGTCACCGAACGGCTGTCGGAGCAGGAGCAATGGGATTCTGCCGGCGAGGTCGCCAAGGCCAAGGAATCGATCAAGCGGAAGTCGTCGGGCAAGGCTGACCCAGCGCTCGTCGCCGACATCAACAACGCGCTGCGGCCGAACTGAGGGCAGGGCAGACAATGGCGGACAGGAGCATCCTGTGTCTCGACCTGGCGACGGTCGTCGGCGTTGCGGAGGGCCCTGTCGGAGAGCTTCCGCGCTCGACTGTCTGGCGCCTGGCCGAAGCGCCAGGCACTTCGCATGGCGAGCGCTATGCCGTGCTCTTCCGCCACCTCTGGGAGCGCACCGAAGCATTCAAGCCGGCTGCCATCTACTATGAGGCGCCGTTGCCGCCGACGCATATGCGCGGCCAGTCCAACATAGACACCGCCTCGTTCCTCATGGGGCTGCCGGCCATCGTCAAGCTGGTCGGGCAATTGCGGGGGATCTGGCGCGTCGAGCCCTGCAATGTCCAAGATGTGAGGGGTCATTTTATCGGCGGGCGGCAATTCCTTTTCCAGGGAAAGCCGGTGGTCGGGCGTCGCAATCTCGATAGCAAGGCCGCGAAGTTCTGCACCGTCGCCCGGGCCCGTGAGCTCGGCGCCTCGCCGGCCACTCATGATGAGGCCGACGCCATTGCGCTGCACTCCTATGCCTCGGCGCTGATCCGCCCGGAGACGGGCACCGCGTCGACACCGCTGTTCGCAGGAGCGGCGTGATGCAGAAGCGCTCGCTCTCCCGCCAGCTTGAATCGACCCGCACCGCGATTCGCATCGTTCACGGCGGCACCACTCCGCGTCCGTCCGAGCGGGCGATGATCGCCGAGGACCTCGAATGCGTGCTCGGCACGCTGCAATGGCTCCAGGCCAACGAGGAAATGATCCGGAAGATCAAGGCAGAACAAGGAGACGCATCATGAGTACGATTACGGACGCCATCGATCTGATCGTTGTCGAACGCGACGCGAAGGCGGCAGAGATCCAGCTGCTGACGTCGCAGGTGTCGGGCCTCGATACTGCCATCGCGGCGCTCCAGGCCATCTGCCTGCGCGGCGACAAAACCAAGCTGCCCTTCAGGCCCGCTGGTGACCAGCAGGAAGAACGCGCGGGAGAGCAGGACACGCCTGCAGCGTCGATCGGGCAAGGCGACGCGCCGGCCAGCCCTGTCGAGGGCGCACCGAAGACGATGGCCTCGATCGTCGCGGCGGTCGACACTCAGCCGGCGGCGGTCGGTGCGGTCTCGGCAGGCGAAGCGCTGGCGACCCTGATCCTCAACGACATGCCGGCGCTGATGACCCGGTTCCGTCACGGCCCGAATGCCAGGGATCTGATGCTCGAATACGGCGCCGACGGCAATCGTGTCCGCGATGCGTGCCGCCGGCTTCACAACTCGGGTCGCGCTCTGTTTGCGGTCAATGAAGAGACGGGGACCCTTCACCTCACGCCGCGCCAGCAGAAGAGCGCAGCATGACCCACTGGACCGATGACCAGATCGCCGATCTGAGGGACTATTTCGCCCTCGGCTACAAGCTGGACGAAATTCTAACGGAGACCGATCGCCCTCTCGGCGAGGTCGAAGCAAAGATGCGCGAGCTTGGGATCTGGGCTTCGGCCACATCTCCAGAGCGCGGATCGGAGAGCCGCGAGGACGGCCCGGAGTTCCGCGCTCCGGCTCCGTCGTCCGAAGCCGACGTTGGCGACGAGAAGCCCAACGGAACAGCGGCACCGCTTTCGAACCTGCCGGACGCCTTGGCGCACGGCGGAAGGACGGAGGGGGATAGCCGACCAGCGCCGGCATCTTCCTCCGTCGATGATCGCCACCACCCAGCACCGCGGGCCGCGCACCCATCGGACGGCAAGCGATGGGATGACCTGTCGCAGGATGGCCGCCTCTATCAGGTCCGCACTCTGGCCGACGGCCGGGCATCGTTCACAGAGATCGGCCGCATGCTGGGCACCAGCCGGAACGCGATCAGTGGCTTCGTCGACCGAAACCGGGACGAACTCGGCATCGCCAAGACGCAGCCGGGGAAGAACGGTGGTGGGCGGCCCAAGTCCAAGGCCGAGCCGAAGCCGAAGGCAATCCCAGCCCCTCGGA
This window of the Kaistia algarum genome carries:
- a CDS encoding S24 family peptidase, producing MILGEEPRKAPIAELDDRASTDGRRIVPPGREFDPDPEFDPDGGAAFSPAEPYRPAIPGASPELDGKPGAGLGMAGQEFGIESKGIVTGHRVVAEWVFPPDYLRHELGARPGSIVIMEVVGDSMKGTLDPGDRVLVDTGQNAFGEDAVYVFDDGDGTPRVKRLNKVHFSDPRAVAIISDNPAARREERAELDNLRIIGRVVGRVTRM
- a CDS encoding GcrA family cell cycle regulator, which translates into the protein MTHWTDDQIADLRDYFALGYKLDEILTETDRPLGEVEAKMRELGIWASATSPERGSESREDGPEFRAPAPSSEADVGDEKPNGTAAPLSNLPDALAHGGRTEGDSRPAPASSSVDDRHHPAPRAAHPSDGKRWDDLSQDGRLYQVRTLADGRASFTEIGRMLGTSRNAISGFVDRNRDELGIAKTQPGKNGGGRPKSKAEPKPKAIPAPRKATTTPPRSPSMVTPLPAPKLVKLPPAPIVPPDPSAVIALADAGALRCHFPLWAHHEPAPNMEDGKACGMPVRPGAPYCEHHFRLTHQPPAARRPSEAEAA
- a CDS encoding helix-turn-helix domain-containing protein, whose protein sequence is MTNDEVRQIRERLGWSQKRLAEFLGVSQPTVFRIENDQPVPGPIERLLRQVSVSAEQEARTS